In Deferribacterota bacterium, the following proteins share a genomic window:
- a CDS encoding haloacid dehalogenase type II: protein MKVLMFDAYGTLLNVLSPVEILKDREIDKNRLEHLSILWRQKQLEYTWTLTLMQHYIDFYEITKLALDYALKKYNLYNLDIRNTLIDAYDSLNCYGDVLNSLKYFKENNYTSVILSNATNEMLNKALDYNKISAYFDNIISVDDIKIYKPHPEVYNYSIKRLNREKEDILFVSSNPWDVAGATAFGFEAIWLNRQNNVFDEYPYKPKKVINHLKELM, encoded by the coding sequence ATGAAAGTTTTAATGTTTGATGCTTATGGAACACTTCTTAACGTATTAAGCCCTGTAGAGATATTAAAAGATAGGGAAATAGATAAGAACCGTTTAGAACACCTATCTATCCTTTGGAGACAAAAACAATTAGAATATACATGGACATTAACACTAATGCAACATTATATAGATTTTTATGAGATAACAAAACTTGCTTTAGATTATGCACTGAAAAAATATAACTTATACAATTTAGATATAAGAAATACACTTATAGATGCATATGATAGTCTAAACTGCTATGGTGATGTGTTAAATAGTCTTAAATATTTTAAAGAAAATAATTATACATCTGTTATTCTTTCTAATGCTACAAATGAAATGCTTAATAAAGCATTAGATTATAATAAAATAAGCGCATATTTTGACAATATTATTTCTGTAGATGATATAAAAATATACAAACCACATCCTGAAGTTTATAATTATAGCATAAAAAGATTAAACAGAGAAAAAGAAGATATATTATTTGTTTCTTCAAATCCATGGGATGTTGCAGGAGCAACTGCTTTTGGCTTTGAAGCTATCTGGCTTAATAGGCAGAATAATGTTTTTGATGAATATCCCTATAAACCAAAAAAAGTAATAAATCATTTAAAAGAGCTTATGTAA